The genomic stretch CTTTTTGCAATGATGCATCCTGTTTGGAAGATTCTTGAATGCCTAAACAGCTCAAGGGTGATTCGATCTGCGGTACACACTCAATGTCTCCTGTGGTCTCCGTAGGGAGGGGTAATCTAGATAGGATATCTGCATTACTTGCTTTCTATGACTATGATGTCCTATAAAGGATATCATAGTCATGAATGGTGGCCTATCTTTGCAGCCTTGAGGCAGCCAAAGTTGGGATCCCAACCTTTAGTCCCACAATTCTGTTTAGAACCCGTGCATCTGTTACTATAGAAAATTTTTGCCCTCACAAATATTTGTGGAATTTTCGGACCACCAAACACAATAGCAAGCGCTTCCCTCTCGACTTGAGCGTAGTTTCTTTCTGCCTGGCTTAAGGTGGCAGAGGCGCATATAATTGGTCTCTCTGACTCATTTATATCTTTCCATAACACTGCGCCCACCCCATATGGTTAGGCATCCGTAACAAGAATTAAGGCAACATCTGACTGATAATGTGTGAGGATGTTATTCCGCCCAAACAACTTCTTGCTTTTATAAAACACTGCTTCTTCAAGAGCCGTACTAGTAAACGGAACCTCCTTTTTGGTCAACCGGTGTAAAGGCCTCAAAACGGTGGATGCCTTGGGGATAAATTTCCCTTTGAAGTTAAACATCCCAGGTGTAGGACAACTCATTATTGCTTTCGGCTTCCCCTCCCTAGCATGATGCCCGACTCATCAATAGTGTGCCCCAGGTTGTCTATACTGGACTTGAAAAAGTGACGTTTCTCTTCATTTACCCCGAACCCATACTTAGACAGGCGAGACAACACTGTCTGTCTTATTATAATAGCCAACCAATTTTTCCCAGTTATCACCACATCATCGATGTAGCACTGTACCCCTTTAAGGCCCTGTGACACTGAGTCCATTAATGACTGAAATATGCCTGAAGCACTTGATACCTCATATGGCTATCTATGAAACCTATACTGACCAGATATAGTGTTCACCACCAATGCCCTGCTGAGGTCAAGAGCTACATACTTTTCCCCCGGAGAGCCCACTTAGCATGTCATCCAATCGTTGGAGTgtgtaggggagggtggggcacagtgaaacaaaaattattattttgcctataaaaacattgcttttgaaaataaaataacaatgaaaatatataaatggtgcttgtcattttcttcactattcctactttaaaaaatggaattatttaaaaaagcaatggatttacatcaatttttgtagtgatatgtcaattgtttcactgtgccccatgtgtggggcacagtgaaacagggCCTTTTTTActtatggggcacagtgaaacacattttttcagattttataataccatttatttttacctttggcaatattttcactagaatgaaactcacaatgcatgaatacagtaatggattaaaaaacatgaaacaaactgCACCTTAGTCAGTGATAATTAGAAGCTTAACGAACATCTaaattggcaaatgaaattttaaatgaaataaacctttTCATTCTTGCAGTTCCTTTGCGATAAGAAGGAGGtggtaaaactaatttaatgtcTTTCATGCTGACAGATGCTATATCTTCAATatgtgggaaaaaaaatgaatttggcactttggaactttttcgtaaatatgtaacttcagcgccattgtgttttcttgcttctttaattattctacctacatagtagaattttttcttcgatgaaaactcaatcaaaacataatcaccaacttttactgtacctactttatttccaaaaccttctaaaatatcctcattacctTCCAAGGGGTTTGAAAGTCCTCCCTCTGACGTGGTGTCTGAATTTTGATGGGGCCCCTCACAGTTATCAATGGCAACATTGGCATTAAATAAACTTCTGCATGATTTAGTTgcctcagaagttttttttcctatagctgtatttttcttttccatcatacGGATTTTTTCTGGTGTGTCTGTTATGATCATACTTTTGCCTGGTTCTCTTTTCCTGGTTGAATTTTTCCTTGGAGCGGCTTTAGGATAGCCCTTGAACTGAGCAGgactttgaaaagttcttttatcTTCACCTTGACCATTGTTTAAACTGGAAGTACTTGCAGTTGCTCTTAATTCTTGGCTCAATAAGTCACACTCTTCAGTTTCAGGAGAAGGCTGGTCTGTTACAGAACTACTCAAGAAATCTGCCTCGGTGAAAATGTGCCTATTATATggatatattccagtttttttgaatccattaataataGTAGCTGGAGTCATAGCCTTTTGATGGGCAAAATTGACGCATCCTGCAATATGGTAGATGGAAAGAGCTTTACCTGGATTGCTTTTGTTCCAGGAATCAACTGCTGCGGCATAATAGGTCTTAAATGGAGCATAACAGGAAACATCCAAGGGCTGTAATTTGGCACTGCAATGAGGTGGAAGAGTCACAATCATTATGCCATACTCTTTTGCCAAATCTATTACTTGTATACTAATATGGCTTTGGTGATTATCCATTATTAGCAGTGTAGGGtcttctttacttgtttttgtatgtttgatgaagtgcttaataacttcaggaaatatttctgctgtcatCCAACCACTTTTCGATGTCAGTCCAAGAGAGCCAGGAGGGGCATTGATCAACATATGATCACTGAACTTGACCCTTGGGAAAACAAATGCAGGGGGTATGGTGTTTCCGGATGCACTCACAAAACAGCATGTAGTAACTAGAGTTCCCCTTTCAC from Ischnura elegans chromosome 7, ioIscEleg1.1, whole genome shotgun sequence encodes the following:
- the LOC124162588 gene encoding uncharacterized protein LOC124162588 isoform X2, whose amino-acid sequence is MTPKYQSRLIFTAEQEKCLADYLITCSKLCYGQSTRNTRELAYEMAVVNSIQVPKNWHDDSAAGLDWLRLFLKRNPNLSIRQPENCSLSRCTSFNAHTVKTFFDNLGAALRRSECFGDGSRIWNLDETGTSTVVNKSAKVIAEKGSKGVNNVTAGERGTLVTTCCFVSASGNTIPPAFVFPRVKFSDHMLINAPPGSLGLTSKSGWMTAEIFPEVIKHFIKHTKTSKEDPTLLIMDNHQSHISIQVIDLAKEYGIMIVTLPPHCSAKLQPLDVSCYAPFKTYYAAAVDSWNKSNPGKALSIYHIAGCVNFAHQKAMTPATIINGFKKTGIYPYNRHIFTEADFLSSSVTDQPSPETEECDLLSQELRATASTSSLNNGQGEDKRTFQSPAQFKGYPKAAPRKNSTRKREPGKSMIITDTPEKIRMMEKKNTAIGKKTSEATKSCRSLFNANVAIDNCEGPHQNSDTTSEGGLSNPLEGNEDILEGFGNKVGTVKVGDYVLIEFSSKKKFYYVGRIIKEARKHNGAEVTYLRKSSKVPNSFFFPHIEDIASVSMKDIKLVLPPPSYRKGTARMKRFISFKISFANLDVR
- the LOC124162588 gene encoding uncharacterized protein LOC124162588 isoform X1; this encodes MRNRIRKSHIGSFTDGEMRAAVHLVLHENYSIRKAAKECNVNYVTLSRYVSKQKKASDEGTGEHVRMTPKYQSRLIFTAEQEKCLADYLITCSKLCYGQSTRNTRELAYEMAVVNSIQVPKNWHDDSAAGLDWLRLFLKRNPNLSIRQPENCSLSRCTSFNAHTVKTFFDNLGAALRRSECFGDGSRIWNLDETGTSTVVNKSAKVIAEKGSKGVNNVTAGERGTLVTTCCFVSASGNTIPPAFVFPRVKFSDHMLINAPPGSLGLTSKSGWMTAEIFPEVIKHFIKHTKTSKEDPTLLIMDNHQSHISIQVIDLAKEYGIMIVTLPPHCSAKLQPLDVSCYAPFKTYYAAAVDSWNKSNPGKALSIYHIAGCVNFAHQKAMTPATIINGFKKTGIYPYNRHIFTEADFLSSSVTDQPSPETEECDLLSQELRATASTSSLNNGQGEDKRTFQSPAQFKGYPKAAPRKNSTRKREPGKSMIITDTPEKIRMMEKKNTAIGKKTSEATKSCRSLFNANVAIDNCEGPHQNSDTTSEGGLSNPLEGNEDILEGFGNKVGTVKVGDYVLIEFSSKKKFYYVGRIIKEARKHNGAEVTYLRKSSKVPNSFFFPHIEDIASVSMKDIKLVLPPPSYRKGTARMKRFISFKISFANLDVR